The DNA sequence GATTGGCAATGGCCCGCGCCACGTCACTGTGCAGGGCCAGCACATTTTCCAGCTTGCGATCGAAGATGTCCGCCCACAGATGGCGGTCTGAGGCCGCCTCGATGAGCTGGACGTTGATGCGCACGTCATCTCCGGCGCGTAGCACGGAACCCTCTATCAATGCATGCGCCTGCAGCTCCCGGGCGATCTCCCCGAGGGATTTGTCCGACCCTTTGTACCTCAAGACGGACTGCCGGGAAATGACCGTCAGCGCCGCCAGCCTGGACAGCTCGGTAAGCAGCGCGTCGTGTATTCCGTCCACGAAGTATTCCTGCTGCGGGTCGTTCATCAGGTTCGCAAAGGGCAACACGGCCAGGCGGGTGATCTGCCCCGGTCTGATGGAGGGCACCCGTTCGCTCGTCCACCACCAGACCACTCCCGCCGCGATGAGGAGAACCATCACGCCTGCCTGGACCCAGCGGGCACGCAATGGCTTGCGGAGCACCAAGCGTGCCAGCCGCAAGAACCCGGCTTCCTGCTCCCACGGCAGCACGAGGCGGTAGACCGTCACCGGCTTCTTGATACCCTTGAGCTCTTTTTCGCCCAGCAATTCCAGGGGCAGGTCAATCTTGTTCTCAATCTGGTGCGCCACATCCTCGGACACGCAGATACCCCCCGACGATGCCAGCGGCTCGATGCGGGAGGCGATGTTCACCCCGTCACCCAGCACGTCGTCCCCTTCAAACACCACGTCGCCCACATGCAGGCCGATGCGCACCTGGACGCGCCGCTCCGGGACCACGACGGAGGTGTGGGCCGTCAGGGCCTTCTGGATGTCCACGGCGCACCGGGCCGCCTCCACCGCGCTGGCGAACTCCACCAGGAA is a window from the Candidatus Glassbacteria bacterium genome containing:
- a CDS encoding adenylate/guanylate cyclase domain-containing protein, encoding MRKLAAIMFTDLVGYTALSQKNEALALELLEEHRQLLRPLFTQHNGTEIKTIGDAFLVEFASAVEAARCAVDIQKALTAHTSVVVPERRVQVRIGLHVGDVVFEGDDVLGDGVNIASRIEPLASSGGICVSEDVAHQIENKIDLPLELLGEKELKGIKKPVTVYRLVLPWEQEAGFLRLARLVLRKPLRARWVQAGVMVLLIAAGVVWWWTSERVPSIRPGQITRLAVLPFANLMNDPQQEYFVDGIHDALLTELSRLAALTVISRQSVLRYKGSDKSLGEIARELQAHALIEGSVLRAGDDVRINVQLIEAASDRHLWADIFDRKLENVLALHSDVARAIAN